The Hemibagrus wyckioides isolate EC202008001 linkage group LG13, SWU_Hwy_1.0, whole genome shotgun sequence DNA window AATTCCCCCCATATACAAGAGATGTTTTACATGGCAACAGCAGCATACACCATTTTCCAGAAATCCAAgcaaagaggggaaaaaaagagggggggggaaaccatacaaaaaaaaaagaaaaaagaaagatgctGGAAGTCTGTTTGTTCCTTAGTCTTTTGTTCCTAGTCTCCattccttttcattttattttgaccTCCGACATTGTTTCTACAGTATGGTCCTATGAAAACAGGGTTGATGCACCGAACAAACATGCCTCGTGAATACAGCTAGCCACAGATCAGATTGCTTTACATCATTACTATTTGTTACCCTATATTTACATAGAGGTTACTTCTTCATCTGCGTGTAATTTTGGCTAAATAAAGTTTAAGGGGGAATAATGTGGGCGATCTAACATGAAGGAATAACTTCACTCACCTAGCTAAAGTACCTAGACAATATCAATTTTAATTTGATAAGTAATTATGTGCCATTAAAGTGTACATAAAGTCTTGACATCAGCTGGCTTTACACCAGTGGTGCTTTTTAAAACCGTCAAAgtactggggtgtgtgtgtgtgtgtgtgtgattgaaatTTACAGTACTCGATTCCTCTATATGATCCTAGTGAAAGCTAGCTTCTTATCTGCACTGTGTCAGGGCTACGATTCTTTATAGTCATTGCACAGAGGACAACGAAATTAAATCCATCTCCTTATGGTGTAAAAAATGAGAATAACAAAGAAtgaaggattaaaaaaaaaaaaaaaaaagagtacatATGATGAACTACGTGATCAGATAGGAGTGTTTATTGAGAATAAAGAAATAGCAGCTAAATTATTGTACACATGAACAGTGTGATCTGACAAACGGAGATTTACACATGCTTTAAATGAATGAACCACGCCATACTACAGTGACACCTGATAATGATTCATTAAAATATTGAATTTCACCAAGTCTGACCAACTGACCAGTGGTTTGTTTCAGTGCGTCTCTACAAAAGAGGGACTTTACTAACTACATTTACAAGATAAACTTTAATATTTCAACACCACTATACTCGTGACTCTTCCAGTGAGTGTACAAAACAGTTCTGTTCACAGTGCAAGTCTTCTTATAGGATTTTTGATCGAGAGATTCACTCTTTTGCAATTTATAGGCACTGAGGAGTCATTTTTATACACCAACCACTATTTTCTTTAGAATCTGCAATCCTAGCAATCCATCCTAAATATTTTTCTCATGGTCTTTCCTATCTCCAGTCCTTTTTTAAGCTCTAGCCGTTGTCTGAGGTGTGAGAAGGAGATGTTCAAATGTAAAAAGATACCTCCATTGTAATACAGTGACAGGTAATACAAAGGAGCTGGAGGGATAGACAGGTTCATTCTTTCTGACCGACACTAATGTGATCTGCACCCTATTACACCTCTTTTGTAGCTTTAAGCTTATAAACTTTAAGCTTTCTTTTAAAGTCACTAcggtttatttgctttttttgttcGTGTCATCATGCAATCTAGACTGAGGTCATTATGCTCAGCGTTTTAACACGTACCATATAACTGGGTAATGATTTTACAGCTGTTGCTCCTGTCTGGAAGCATCTGTACTCATTAGGTTTTGTTGTTCTTTATCTGTATTCTTCTAAGTTGTCAACTATGTGTATTTGTGATCCATACCCCTTATCCCTATTTTCGTCCTTTCCTTGGGTATATTTAATGAAATAACGAtagatttctaagcaatgtttcTCGGACTTCTTTCTTTGAATGAACTCTCGTAGGTTTTCTTTGTGGCACCTTCAGGATTTTCGCAATGAATACATCATGACGGCATGTATAAACACCCTTAATTTCCTAATTCACTTTAATAaaacttaatttaaaataattaaaacgtCTGGAGTAAAGAAACTATACGGTGGACGTGAAGTGCAAAATAacacattaaataacaaagcaATAAAACCGAGTCAGGTCACACAagccggaaaaggtaggtatagtttgcggacggaattcttaatgctgataggacgagacatctgtcactcaagatatacaagtagtaggaaattgtgtatctaactttatttcttgtatgtgtgtggagatctgtgttcactttaaataattttttttgcaactttaaaccttttaaagactataacaaacatttattttaataagaaaatggaattcattcaacaTGGAAGGACGTTATACTGTTAGTGTATCATGGCacaaagattagtttgcgatctctaaaaacacacctaaagaacACAGGTATGTTtcgaagaccaaactattccagattaaacgaTGTAAGGagtgctataagagcagagctgggTTCATATACACGCGAATCAACTCTCTACTGCCACAGCAAGCTGTACTTCcgtgtatatcctgagtgacagatgtctcttccaatcatttgttttgcacttctcagccaccgtaaaCCTAACATCAGACACCTACATAAGTAAATGTTagctatatacacacaaaaacaaaatataatgaCCTAAACTGAAAAGGCTTACCCGTCTTCGGCATGCACAAAGTCTCGTACACACAGCAGAGCCGCATCTCGGCACATCTCTTTGAGGTCACTTCCTGAGAAGCCATCGGTGTTTCTTGCTACTTCATGCAGGTTTACACCAACCCCAATCTTCAGAATTGGAAAATGATTAGTGTGAATATTTCCAGCACACCAGCCAGACTCATGCTCGATCTGTACATTTAACACTTACATTCTCGTTCTCCAGGATAAGCCTCAGTATCGATTCCCTCTGCTTGATATTCTGTATTGGGGGGAATAAAACATCGAATGAATTCAGCAGTTTTTAGTTCATTCAAAACTGAAACCTGTTCATAGTGGGAATGTGTCGACACTCACAGGCTGATTAATGTGGAACCTAGTAGGCATTCTGCGCAGGATAGCCGAGTCCAGATCCTGAGGGCGGTTGGTGGCACCCATAATTATAACCTgaacaaatcattttaattaaacatcTTGTAGCTGATTTGCTGTTTCTCTTAAAAACATGTAGAGCCTGTTTTGGTATGTACCTGAAATACTTTCAAACAACCTACACCACAAAACTGCATAGCCATATTCGCGGTACCTGGCATTTGTAATCCGTGTCTAGTCCGTCCCATAAGCTCATGAACTGAGCCTTCATCATGGCTGTAGCCTCATGGTCTGAGCTGGAGCGGTTTCTTAAAAAGGAGTCTATGGGAGAAAAGGGAAGTAATATTTAGCATGTATGGTACCATTGGGGTGATTTTTACATCCTTGACACCCGAGTACTGTCTTAATGTTCTCTTTTGTTATCTAGGGCAGACTTCCTTTGAGGTTTTTTACAGCTATTTCCTTAAAAAAAGTGCAGTTTGATTTTCCTCAGACCaatacagaaaatgaaatgcaGACAGCGTGTTGCCTagatttaagtaaaaaaaaaaaaggacccaTCATGATTCCTTCTACAAAGACCATTTATTTTGCCATGTATGTGCTTACCAATTTCATCAATGAAGATGATAGATGGTTGGAGCTTGATGGCCAAGGAGAAGACGGCTGCGGCCAGTTTCTGGGACTCGCCGTACCATTTATCTGTCAGAGTGGAGGGCTGCAGGTTGATGAACCGGAAACCTGCCTCTTTTGCTGTGGCTTTGGCTATCAGAGTTTTTCCACAGCCCGGAGGCCCGTACAATAGCACCCCTGGTAAGGACAGAACTATGTGATGACGCAGTTGTCTCTGCATGCCGCATGATAATGGCTTGTAATTATGCACCATTAATCAAACAGGTTCGTTCATGTCCTCACCTTTGGGAGGCTGAAGCAGCTTTGACCTTTCGAACAGATGCCTTTTCTGGATGGGAAGAATGACGGAGTCCTTTAGCTCAGTTATAACGTCATCGAGGCCAGCTATATCACTCCATGTAATCTGAGAACACACCAAGAACATACAAAATAattctctttaaataaaaacaggctTGTGAGAAGACACTAATTATTTCATGTTGATGTTGATTTATCTGAACCATTAAATAATCACctagtcatttttatttaagctACCTGGGATATTTGTTGTgatcatgtttaatatttactgCCTGCTGCAGAATTATTGGCATGCCTAAAAAGGGTGGGTGTCTGTCACTGTCACTACAACATCATGTCTATAATAACTTGAATCTCATTGGAAAGATGATAGGAATCTAATCTTTAATCAAAGGAAATTTATTTCAAGAAAGAATCCAtcatgaaaaatgttttttttttttttttaacaaaaccgcgtcacaattattggcacccctgtaTTTAGTACTTTGTCCAACCTTCCTTAAACAACATAACAGCACTTATTCTCGAGTATCTATTGCCGGGAAAGTTCTAGCTCATCCAACATTCCCGTAGTCTCTCGGAAATACTCTATACTTCACGTTCGAAATAGTTTGCTGCCGTGTCAACTACTCAGTCAGGTTAAGCAACACTTATTTAGTTACAACACGTAAACTCGACACACGGGTTTACGACAAGTAAACCCGCGTTCCTGTGGACACCTGTCCACAGGAACgcgggtatttttaaaaccgcAGCTTTTTTTATGCGGTTAGGCCGTTCGTCCACACGTAAACGCAGCATCCGGTCACTGAAaccgaacatttttgaaaactcctgccagggtgaagttttttaaaaactccggTTCCAGTGTTATCGTGTAGACAGCGAAACCGGAGATTTTTGGCTTGTTGCtagattggactgaagatttccagcccaactacagcttaaacccacccatttaaaaagaaaaaataccagcccaaaatgcacattgttataactaatacaataacaaacaattataacagttaataactttgtgataccGACTTAACGAGCAGaacgattacaacaacccgctaatcaagactgaagtctgactggataggactctcctgaaccttattggctaaactgaaatatataattaaaacatcaacattacatagtacactttatttaatcgttcaaatagaaaattaataaaatatcatgtttatagtcaaaaataaaaaaccgccagtttttaaaaatacccgtgCACGTGTGGACTAGGCCTAAAAAGCAATCagaaatcatgtgtgtgtgtattagcacGTTATTAAGCTGCTTAGCAGACAATCAGGTTGCTGATTCGCAATTAATATCCATCAACCAAGACAGGGTCTACTTTGAGGACATGGGACATCATGCCTCAAACTCGGGAATAAAAACATACGCTTCAGACTGAGACAAAACAGCATCCTCACTTGCATACTTAAAGGGTCCACCAGATGGGCTGCAATACTCATCTCATACTCGGACAGCTTGACATTGTGCACTCCAATCTGCTTCATGAGTTTCTCTGCCTGAAAGGATGCAGGAAGGTTTAATTCATCGAATGAAGTCATTTCACCAGATCAATATTAATGCACaatagtgttgtgtatctgcAATATCAACAGGACACAGAATACTTATATGTAGCGATCATTAGGACTGTAAAAAGAGAACGTTTAATTAACTGACAAATATACAACTAATttaattcatattatttttCAGTAATAGCATGTAAAACAAATGTAATCAGGCAGGTGGGAGAAAATTAGAAAAAGACCAAATTAAGGAGAAAGATGGCAAACAAAAGCACACGTAAAATgaacttacactatattgccaaaagttttgggacaccccttccaaatcattgaaggagttgtttttcaggggttgggcttggctccttagttccagtaaaaggaactcaatgcttcagcataccaagacattttagacaatttcatgctcccaaatttgtgagaacagtttggggatgaccccgtcctgttccaacatgactgcacaccaatgcacaaagcaaggtccataaagagtttggtgtggagaaacttgactggcctgcacagagtcctgacctcaacctgatagaaaaTCTTTGTGATAAATTAGAGTGGaaactgcgagccaggccttttcatccagcatcagagcctgacctcacaaatgcgcttctagaggaatggtcaaacattcccataaacacactcctaaaccttgtggaaagccttccctgaagagttcctagaagctgttatagctgcaaaggatgggacaactccatattaaattcatgtccatggcagatgtcccaaaacctttggcaatatagtgtgtctGCTCGCCTTCTTATTATCCAAGTGCGAAGACTCTTGTGCAAATGAAATCATTCAGTCAGTTTTTAAGCTGCTGCAAAAGTGCTGGACCTGCACCGTGTGCTGCCCCCAACAGCTTCACTACTGAATTACATTTGACCCAAGAACAATGGCCTATTTGAAATCTCAGATCTGATATTAATATGCTGAGACCAATACGGAAACTTTGTATATCATGAATTCATGCCAAGCCACATTTCTGAAGTAGTAATGGCCAGTAATTAGTTAAGCCAAATAATTACTGCAGCGCTGATTTACATATTGCAATTGCAAGGCACACTGAAGTAGTTCTACTAGTTCCAGGCAAATAATACATGAAAACCCTTTAAGTGATTCAAAATTTGAAAACCACCAACCAAGTCAAAGCGACCAACCAAGAAACGAATTAATGAactgctttcatttttttaataaatacctGCTTCTGTGCTTctactttttgttttcttgttggATCGATAGCATCCACCATCCACTTTATCGTAAAGTAGGTGACGGCACCAAATATCGTAAGGCGGAAGAGTAAGCCAATAACCTCATTGCGACCCAAGGGACGGGTGATGTTTTCTGCTGGTATGTCCTTCAACACCATCGTCACACGAGTACCTGGGGAGTCATTTCAGAAGCGTCAGAGAGACAAAATGCCACAGAACACACAATCATGGGTGGCATCGACTGTAAATAATAGGTATGTGGTAATTACTTCGGCaattattcttcttcttattattctaGAACACTGTACTAAAAGTACGTGCAAAGTAAACAGTGCTGCTTATTTACTCCACATCAATGTGCTGTGACAAATCTGTAACACACGCAAAATTTGGGTGGTTACTTTAGATAAACAAATACACAGGGCCATCATTTACATTGTAATCATTctgaacaaatccaaaaaattcCCTTGTTTTTTCAATCAAAAATATAATCTGCTATGTTTACTGTGACGGCATTCAATGAACACGAGAACAGGGTGGGCCTGTGTGGCAACAGCACCCGAACGTCAACAACATGATCGTAATAAACAATCACACTGTGCAATTTTTCTATAAACAGAATGTTTAGGTCTATCATTGTATGTTTGAAAGAGAAATTCAAGTGATTTTATCACACAAAGTggctatttaaaataaaaaataagtgtATTTATGCACTGGACAGTCAATGTTTCTAGCCAGAAACATGACACACGATATTCTGGGTATATTTTGGAGGGTAAATGATCTAAACAGCACGAGGGCGATATTTTGGTCCGTTGCCTCCTGCAGCGGTGCATGCTCTGACATCTGTTATAATCTGCTACAGAACAGCGTACAAGTGAGACTCTTGTTGCATTAACAAATCTTAAATCTATGCTCATATATGGTCATGAAGCATGTTtataatattttgaaatattttaatatatttattaagcaGTGCAAGAAAAACAAACGGTCCGTATCTAATATTTTTCTGAGCCTAAAGCGTATTTTATGCTTTGGATACTTTTATAATGCATTTGGTAGAAAATGAAgatgaaatgtgaaaatgtaaCATGTGAATCCAAATAAACCTGCAAACCTGATCATTTTCTAGCAGGGTAGCAGTGCACCTTCCTTTCCTGCACCATAGAAAGCTACATCTGCCTGCAACATTTCCTGGTTCCGTTTATCGCAGTATAAACCAGGTAGTAATTTGCAACACTATGACCCTGACCCGGATAAAGTGGATACTGACGAATGATGATGGAATGAAAGCATTAAAGATGTCACGTCATGCCCCACTGTCTGTTCTTTATTCTGCGAGTGTCATCTAGATCTATAAATAAAAACGACTCAAAACCGTTTTGTTTTCTCCAAACGGATCCAAGCCTTGACTTGAACTTCAGAATGTGTACAAGCCCAGTCCTCTTATTAGATGCCAGTGTACAGGAGTACCTGCACATGTGGCCTCTTCCACACAGTGATTCATAAGAGAACTGTTACAAtatatatcaggcataacattatgagcactgaccatctcctcatcatggcacctgttaagcaagtgaacattttgtcctcaaagttgatgtgttagaagcaggaaaatggacaagtgtaaggatctgagtgagtttgacgaagggccaaattgtgatgactagatgactggatcagagcatctccaaaactgcagctcttgtggagtattcccggtctgcagtggtcagtatctatcaaaagtgtcctttaagtcctgtaaggtggaggccccacctcgcaacttacaagTCTTAAAGGATATGcagctaacatcttggtgccagataccacagcacaccttcagggatctagtggagtccatcgATGGGTCAGCGCAGTCTTGGCAGCAAATtggggacctacacaatattaggcaggtggtcatactattatgcctgatcagtgtacacacCGATATGTCACTTTTAGATCTAGATTGTACacatatttacagcattcaCTGTTAAACTAAACAACTAATAACTGATAATTAGGTATGATTTACCAAACTGAGAAATCCTGACCTAAACGTGTTGCTTTGACTTTACGAGTCAATTGAGTCAAATTCCTagtatataaattaaaatcctGCTGCATATAATCAGGCTGGATATCCTGCATGGATTGGATTTAACAAACTAGAAAATAAGCCCTAACTTCATACTTTAGTGAGTGCTGCATTCAACAGCCGCAAGCATCTAGATTCACTGTTTAATGCAGAATACTGTGCATTACTATCCTAAGAAGCCATGTATGAATATCTGCCTTTATAAATGGCTAAGGCACAATCAACCAATGACAAGCAGTGGAGTGAATAAGTACTGCTTTAATATGTGAACAGGGCTTTATTCCTGTGGCCACATTAAAGTCTTTATAGGTCGCTTGAAATTTGATTCACACACATTGTGTAATCacatgccgtgtgtgtgtgcatggcgagagagagagagagagagagagagagagagagactcttcatgtgtggtgtgtgagtgaaagagtgttaCTCatcatgtgtgcgtgtgagagacagagagagagcaaaagagtgTTACTCtacgtgtgagtgagtgtgtgtgtgtgtgtgagagagagagagacagagagagagagaaaatgtgttactcttcatgtgtgtgtgtgtgtgtgtgtgtgtgtgtttgtgtgagagagagagagaaaatgtgttactcttcgtgtgtgtgtgtgtgtgtgtgtgtgtgtgtgtgtgtgtgtgtgtgagagagagagagagagagagagagagagagagagagagagagaaaatgtgttattcttcatgtgtgtgtgtgtgtgagtgtgtgtgagagagagagagagagagagagaaagagagagaaagattgagagagagtTACTcgatgtgtgagtgagtgagtgtgtaatgatgatgtaaCCTGACAGCTGTAACGTCAGCAAAAGTGAAAGCTTCGCTTCTCCTGATTAGCGTTGACCTTTTTCTTAGCACAGCATCAACATGTACGCGTGAACAGACTGCTTTATGTATCAGTGAGCGGATCAGTAAATCCCACGCGTGATGATGGTTTCTGACTTGTTTACCTACATATGAACTGATCTTAAAATAAAGATATTGTCGGGTTACTACAGTGGGTGAAGCTATAACACACTCACCTCGACGACTCGCCGATTCTTCCGCGTTTACTTCTTCGAGAGCTTTAACGAGCTGAACAGAGATAAACAGCGCCACCTATTGTACTGGGAGTTAATATGATTCTGCTCGAACGGGGCACGATACGTGATGACCACTTACAGATGATTCATTCTGTCTTTTCTACCAATTCCTTAGTTTACTTTGTG harbors:
- the atad1b gene encoding outer mitochondrial transmembrane helix translocase isoform X1 is translated as MVLKDIPAENITRPLGRNEVIGLLFRLTIFGAVTYFTIKWMVDAIDPTRKQKVEAQKQAEKLMKQIGVHNVKLSEYEMSIAAHLVDPLSMQITWSDIAGLDDVITELKDSVILPIQKRHLFERSKLLQPPKGVLLYGPPGCGKTLIAKATAKEAGFRFINLQPSTLTDKWYGESQKLAAAVFSLAIKLQPSIIFIDEIDSFLRNRSSSDHEATAMMKAQFMSLWDGLDTDYKCQVIIMGATNRPQDLDSAILRRMPTRFHINQPNIKQRESILRLILENENIGVGVNLHEVARNTDGFSGSDLKEMCRDAALLCVRDFVHAEDGSEEDFIRPIQQTDLQKAIEKMKKSKSAGTPSMMMDSALD
- the atad1b gene encoding outer mitochondrial transmembrane helix translocase isoform X2, which produces MVLKDIPAENITRPLGRNEVIGLLFRLTIFGAVTYFTIKWMVDAIDPTRKQKVEAQKQITWSDIAGLDDVITELKDSVILPIQKRHLFERSKLLQPPKGVLLYGPPGCGKTLIAKATAKEAGFRFINLQPSTLTDKWYGESQKLAAAVFSLAIKLQPSIIFIDEIDSFLRNRSSSDHEATAMMKAQFMSLWDGLDTDYKCQVIIMGATNRPQDLDSAILRRMPTRFHINQPNIKQRESILRLILENENIGVGVNLHEVARNTDGFSGSDLKEMCRDAALLCVRDFVHAEDGSEEDFIRPIQQTDLQKAIEKMKKSKSAGTPSMMMDSALD